The genomic region AATACTATGGCTTCTGTTAGTGCTTATTCTATTCGAGTTGAGGATGCCCAACGTTTAGCTGGAGCTTTAGACGACCCTATAAGAGCAGCAGGAACATTACCTGGAGTTACTTCTGACGCTGCTTTTTCAGAAAACTTTATTTCTATTCGAGGGAATTCTCCAAGAGGATTGAAATATCAGATGAATGGTATTGAACTTGCTAATCCTACTCACTTTGCTCGTATAGGAAGTTCTGGAGGAACGTTCACCATCTTTAGTATGCAGCTATTAGATAATAGTGACTTTTTTTCAGGTGCATTTCCTGCTGAATATAGCAACGCTTTAGCTGGAGTTTTTGACGTAAAGTTTCGTAAAGGGAATACTGAAAAAAATGAATATACGGTGCAACTCGGTACTCTTGGACTTGATTTTGCAGCAGAAGGCCCTCTACAGAAAAAAAACAACAGCTCTTTTCTTTTTAATTACCGTTATGCTACAGTTGGAATGGCTCGACTTATTGGCTATCCTACAGAACCAACTTACCAAGATTTATCTTTTAACTTAAACTTTCCTTTTAAAAAGGGTGGAGCTTTGAGTTTATATGCTATTTCTGGGACAAGTGATCGGGCAAGAATTGCGGAGTTAGATAGTTTGACTTGGAAAAAAGATGTTGATCGTTACAACCTCTCTTTGGTGAGTAATATGGTTACTCTGGGGGCTAACTATACTAAGCCTATAGGAGAAAACACCGTTTTTAACGCTGCAATAACAGGAAGTTATACGAATCAGATTGACAATAAAAAATACATCACAGACGATTACCTAGAACTCACAAGAAACATCAATGAATACAATCAATTACCCTTAAGTATAGCTGGTAGTTTTAAGCATCTTTTTAGTTTAAAACACAGTAATAAAACAGGTTTTTCATACAGAACAACTCGACATAATTGGTTGGCTCAAAAATATAACTTTACTTCCAACAATCTAGATACGATTGTTAATGGAATAGGAAACTCTGCCACATCAAAAATATATACCCAATCTAAATTTGACATTACTAAAAAGTGGCGATTTGTAGCAGGGGTAAATTTACTTCATTTTAATGTCAATGATGAATTATCCATAGAACCTAGAACAGGTTTAACGTATCAACTCAATCAAAAAAACCAACTTTCTCTGGCTTATGGGTTACATAGTCAAATTGAAAATTATGCCATCTATCAAACCCAAATAAAGGACAGCATAGGCACAATCAACTTTCCCAATAAAAAGCTAAATTTTGCCAAGGCTCACCACTATGTTCTTTCTTATAAAACTAAATTAATTGCTAATCATCACCTTAGAATTGAAGCATATTACCAAGACTTATCTAATATACCAACTGAAGCAAATGGTTCTTATTCTACTGTTAACATAGGAGAATTAGATGACATTAGGAGTTTGACTAACGGAGGTGAAGCCGAAAATTATGGCGTTGACATTGGTTTAGAACGCTATGCCGAAGGTGGACTATATTACATGATTAACACCAGTATTTTTGAATCTAATTATACTGGTGGTGATGGCATAAGAAGAAGTACTGAATATGATTATGGTTACAATATTCGTTTTTTAGCTGGGAAAAACTATATGATAGGAGAAAAGAAAAACAAAAAGAACTATATCGGATGGAATACGAATGTTTCCCTGGTTGGAGGAGCTCCATATACCCCATTGGATTTAGAACAATCTAAAATTCAACAAGAAACAGTTTTAAATGAATCCTTAGCTTTTTCAGAACGTGAAGATGACCTGTTGTTTATTGATGTCACTTTAACCTATAAAATCAACAAACCAAAATACATCGGTATTTGGAGTTTACAAATCAAAAATATTTTCTCAAATGGGAATGCTATATATAGAGAGTATGATGCTGTTTTAGACCAAGCTGTTACCATCCCCTCCTCTAGTTTTTTTCCTAATTTGAGTTATAAAGTCCAATTTTAACGTTTTATAACTTCTACAATTAGTAGGTTTCATTGCAAATGCTAACTTTGTTTTATGGCTAATTTTTCAATTTATATTTCGATGTTCTTACTTGGGACATTTAAATTTGTTTTTGCTGCAGGTCCTGGCATTGCTGCCAACTTACCTTTTTTTGAAATATACCTCACTGTTGTGCTTGGAGGGTTATTTAGCTTTAATCTTTTTTATTTTATGGCTAACCAATTTATTAAAAGAAATTTGGAAAAAAAATTAGCAAAAATTAAAGCTGGTACATACAAGCCTAAAAAAAACTTTACAAAATTAAATAAGACGTTAGTCCGGTTAAAAATGACCAACACTGGATTTTGGTTAATTACTATATTGGGACCTGTTTTCTTATCTGTTCCTATTGGAACCATTATTGTTGCCAAATTTTATCGTCATCATAAAGAGACTTATTGGATAAGCTCAATAAGTTTACTTATTTTTGGAGGAATTTTCACCAAACTTTTTCAAACAATATTTGTATGAAGCCTACCATTAAACATGTTTTCTTTGATTTAGACAGAACATTGTGGGATTTTAATGCTAATTCTAGAGAAGAATTAGCTCATCTATGGAAAACTTACCATCTCCATCAAAAAGGTATTTCATTGCCAGAAGAGTTTATTAAAATCTATGAAAAAGTCAATGAGGAATGTTGGGCGCTATACCGTAAAAACGAAATAACTAAAGAAGCCTTAAGAGGAAAGCGGTTTAAAGATACTTTAGCTTATTTTGGTATTCAAGAAACTGGCTTGGATGAAAAAATAGGTGCTAGTTATATTCAAAACAGTCCCCAACGTACCATACTTGTAGAGGGGACAATTGATTTATTAAGCTACTTAAAAGAGAAATATACCTTACACATTATTACCAATGGTTTTAATGAGGTTCAACATTTAAAGTTAGAGAATTGTCAACTTACTCCATTTTTTAACGAAGTGATTACTTCTGATGAAGTTGGTGTTATGAAACCTAACCCTAGAGTCTTTGAATATTCATTACAAAAAGCCCAAGCCAACAACAACGAAAGTGTATACATCGGCGATTCATTGAAAATAGATATTGAAGGCGCCTTAAATGTTGGAATGCATGCAATCTTCTACAATCCAACTCAAAAAGAGCATTCTCTTAATATTTTAGGAGATGTCACTCAACTAAAAGACATCAAAAACATTCTATAATTATGGGTTCTAAAATCTTATATTATCTGGTACTTATCCCCATTTCGAAGTTACCTTATCCACTACTCTATCTACTTTCTAACTTTGTGTTTTTCTTGATGTATAGAGTTATTGGCTATCGGAAGAAAGTTGTTTTAAAGAATATTCAACGCTCTTTTCCAAATAAATCTCAACAGGAACATCAAAAAATAATGACGGACTTCTATCGTCACTTTTGTGATCTTATTTTAGAAAGTGTTAAAGGCTTTAGCTTAAAAAAAGAAGAAGCCTTAAAACGTTTTGTTCTCACCAACCCAGAAGTTGTTGATCAATTTTATGAAAAAGGTCAAGATGTGATTTTTGTAGGTGGGCATTATAATAATTGGGAAATTTTAGCGATTAGTATGGGGTTGCAAATGAAGCATATTCCCGTAGGAATTTACAAACCATTATCTGATCAGTACATGGATAAAAAGATGAAAACTTCTCGTGAGAAATACCGTTTAAAAATGTGTGCAACGCATGAAGTAAAAGAATTAATGCCCCAACAATTAGAGCAACCCAAAGGAACTATCTTTGCCATTGATCAAAGTCCATCCAA from Flavobacteriales bacterium harbors:
- a CDS encoding carboxypeptidase regulatory-like domain-containing protein, whose product is MSNKTFLVLFFGLFSLSFLSQELKQSIRGVITNSFTEQQIQDVHVALILNQKIIAQTISNQKGTFVFDSVELGTYDISFSHVSYLPYTLPNVIVYSKKECIVNAQMEFSSYLLDEALIEIPEKERGITNNTMASVSAYSIRVEDAQRLAGALDDPIRAAGTLPGVTSDAAFSENFISIRGNSPRGLKYQMNGIELANPTHFARIGSSGGTFTIFSMQLLDNSDFFSGAFPAEYSNALAGVFDVKFRKGNTEKNEYTVQLGTLGLDFAAEGPLQKKNNSSFLFNYRYATVGMARLIGYPTEPTYQDLSFNLNFPFKKGGALSLYAISGTSDRARIAELDSLTWKKDVDRYNLSLVSNMVTLGANYTKPIGENTVFNAAITGSYTNQIDNKKYITDDYLELTRNINEYNQLPLSIAGSFKHLFSLKHSNKTGFSYRTTRHNWLAQKYNFTSNNLDTIVNGIGNSATSKIYTQSKFDITKKWRFVAGVNLLHFNVNDELSIEPRTGLTYQLNQKNQLSLAYGLHSQIENYAIYQTQIKDSIGTINFPNKKLNFAKAHHYVLSYKTKLIANHHLRIEAYYQDLSNIPTEANGSYSTVNIGELDDIRSLTNGGEAENYGVDIGLERYAEGGLYYMINTSIFESNYTGGDGIRRSTEYDYGYNIRFLAGKNYMIGEKKNKKNYIGWNTNVSLVGGAPYTPLDLEQSKIQQETVLNESLAFSEREDDLLFIDVTLTYKINKPKYIGIWSLQIKNIFSNGNAIYREYDAVLDQAVTIPSSSFFPNLSYKVQF
- a CDS encoding YjjG family noncanonical pyrimidine nucleotidase, coding for MKPTIKHVFFDLDRTLWDFNANSREELAHLWKTYHLHQKGISLPEEFIKIYEKVNEECWALYRKNEITKEALRGKRFKDTLAYFGIQETGLDEKIGASYIQNSPQRTILVEGTIDLLSYLKEKYTLHIITNGFNEVQHLKLENCQLTPFFNEVITSDEVGVMKPNPRVFEYSLQKAQANNNESVYIGDSLKIDIEGALNVGMHAIFYNPTQKEHSLNILGDVTQLKDIKNIL
- a CDS encoding lysophospholipid acyltransferase family protein, which produces MGSKILYYLVLIPISKLPYPLLYLLSNFVFFLMYRVIGYRKKVVLKNIQRSFPNKSQQEHQKIMTDFYRHFCDLILESVKGFSLKKEEALKRFVLTNPEVVDQFYEKGQDVIFVGGHYNNWEILAISMGLQMKHIPVGIYKPLSDQYMDKKMKTSREKYRLKMCATHEVKELMPQQLEQPKGTIFAIDQSPSNPKKSYWMNFLNQETSVLFGAEKYATELNLPVIFCKIEKTKRGHYTGTLKLLCETPADQPYGYITQLGTKELEKDIQAVPQYWLWTHKRWKHQRPEGIELHNDMV